A window of Campylobacter cuniculorum DSM 23162 = LMG 24588 contains these coding sequences:
- a CDS encoding single-stranded DNA-binding protein — protein MNQVTICGYLAKDFELSQSKNNTDIARNFVGISTKRIIKNGNDITEMTHTDWIPLAIFGKRALVAKEYLKKGDKFLGTGRIFTSTYEDEKGETKYSWQVIINHFEFVHKDMHKESMKETSNPPLKEAQQINEADMEMIVPDEQNNEVNVF, from the coding sequence ATGAATCAAGTAACAATTTGTGGCTATTTAGCTAAAGACTTTGAACTCTCTCAAAGTAAAAACAATACAGATATAGCAAGAAATTTTGTAGGCATTTCTACAAAGAGAATCATTAAGAATGGAAATGATATTACAGAAATGACGCATACAGATTGGATACCTCTTGCTATTTTTGGAAAAAGAGCCTTAGTGGCTAAGGAATATCTTAAAAAAGGTGATAAATTTTTAGGCACAGGAAGAATCTTCACTTCAACTTATGAGGACGAAAAAGGAGAAACAAAATACTCTTGGCAGGTGATTATCAATCATTTTGAATTTGTGCATAAAGATATGCATAAAGAAAGTATGAAAGAAACGAGCAATCCTCCTCTTAAAGAGGCTCAACAAATCAATGAAGCGGATATGGAAATGATTGTGCCTGATGAACAAAACAATGAGGTGAATGTTTTTTAA